From a single Amphiprion ocellaris isolate individual 3 ecotype Okinawa chromosome 18, ASM2253959v1, whole genome shotgun sequence genomic region:
- the LOC111582230 gene encoding zinc finger protein Pegasus, with protein sequence MEEIKTEPVDFVKEFQEYLTQQTQHVNMISGSVCGEKEAAEAFQAVAPRCEQNGLDPPSVEVSLPVEDGPDVQMDGLERTCDGKYKCSYCSYANKGMARLIEHIRIHTGEKPHRCQLCPFASAYERHLEAHMRSHTGEKPYKCDLCAFRCSDRSNLSHHRRRRHKLLPTRVVRSPFSNKRMLSALQKRTGSLGFSRRLLINFNPPSMVLPKSDYLSDLSHKIHHLNSSEFKNLPKMDDSESRNRSGNGLTFKNPLDQLSTLAGQLTDLHPETQTPVSPDRESFKDEKPILIQHVSSEQVAVCTNGVQTSPPKKESPGSGQGSCSPVPGLGFENNMNILAASVSNSQPSTPNPTLTVPDQQLLHKCQHCDIHFSDNILYTIHMGCHGYEHPFQCNICGHMCIDKYDFSCHFARGQHKK encoded by the exons ATGGAAGAGATAAAGACGGAACCTGTGGATTTTGTGAAGGAATTTCAAGAATACCTGACGCAGCAAACCCAGCATGTCAACATGATCTCAGGCTCTGTTTGTGGAGAGAAAGAGGCAGCGGAGGCGTTTCAAGCCG ttgcCCCGAGGTGTGAGCAAAATGGTCTGGACCCCCCGTCTGTGGAGGTGAGCCTGCCAGTGGAGGACGGGCCGGATGTCCAGATGGATGGCCTGGAGAGGACCTGCGATGGAAAGTACAAGTGCAGCTACTGCAGCTATGCTAACAAAGGCATGGCTCGCTTAATAGAACACATCCGCATCCACACAG GAGAAAAGCCTCATCGCTGCCAGCTGTGCCCATTTGCTTCTGCATACGAGCGCCACTTGGAAGCCCACATGCGCTCACACACTGGAGAGAAGCCGTACAAGTGTGACCTCTGCGCCTTTCGATGTAGCGACCGCAGCAACCTATCGCACCACCGCCGGCGGCGACACAAGCTTCTGCCCACCAGGGTCGTCCGCTCTCCTTTCTCCAACAAAAGGATGTTGAGCGCTTTGCAGAAGAGGACAGGCTCGCTGGGCTTCAGCCGGCGACTCCTCATTAATTTCAACCCTCCCTCCATGGTATTGCCAAAATCGGATTATCTGAGTGACTTGTCTCACAAGATCCACCATTTGAACAGCAGTGAGTTTAAAAACCTTCCCAAGATGGATGACAGTGAAAGTCGCAACAGGAGTGGTAATGGTTTGACTTTTAAAAACCCACTAGACCAGCTGTCTACACTTGCCGGCCAGTTGACCGACCTTCACCCTGAGACTCAGACTCCTGTTTCCCCAGACAGGGAGTCTTTCAAAGATGAGAAGCCCATTCTCATTCAGCATGTTTCTAGTGAACAGGTTGCAGTGTGTACTAATGGAGTGCAGACATCACCACCTAAAAAGGAATCTCCTGGCTCAGGCCAGGGGAGCTGCAGTCCTGTTCCTGGCCTCGGCTTTGAGAACAACATGAACATTCTTGCTGCTAGTGTTAGCAACAGCCAGCCCAGCACGCCCAACCCTACCCTGACTGTGCCCGACCAACAGCTTTTGCATAAATGCCAGCATTGTGATATTCACTTTTCTGACAATATCCTCTACACTATTCACATGGGCTGCCATGGCTATGAACATCCATTCCAGTGCAACATCTGTGGTCATATGTGCATAGACAAATATGATTTTTCATGCCATTTTGCCCGTGGCCAACATAAAAAGTGA
- the acadsb gene encoding short/branched chain specific acyl-CoA dehydrogenase, mitochondrial — protein sequence MAAPLVRIFSKSFRQISRPWGTCQAAWRCSSSRAAPDVASDHAAASSFPPLQTYSEEESMMREAVKKYAQERIAPFVSKMDENSEMDEEVIKSLFEQGLMGIEIDPEYGGTGSTFFSSILVIEELAKVDPSVAVLCDIQNTLINTLFVQLGTPAQKEQYLSRLSTDMVGSFCLSEAESGSDAFALKTRAEKHKDYYIINGSKMWISNAEHAGVFLVMANVDPSAGYRGITCFIVDRDTEGLEICKKENKLGLRASSTCPLNFDNVKVPEKNILGKVGHGYKYAIGMLNEGRIGIAAQMVGLAQGCFDHTVPYTRQRVQFGKRIFDFQGMQHQIAHVATQIEAARLLTYNAARLKEAGRPFIKEACMAKYFTSEVATLTTSKCIEWMGGVGFTKDYPIEKYYRDCKIGTIYEGTTNVQLSTMAKFIDKEYDY from the exons ATGGCTGCTCCGTTGGTGAGGATTTTCTCAAAG tctttcagaCAAATCTCTCGACCATGGGGGACTTGCCAGGCTGCATGGAGGTGCAGTTCCAGCAGAGCTGCCCCAGATGTGGCTTCAGACCACGCAGCtgcctcctccttccctcccctTCAGACTTACTCAGAGGAAGAAAGCATGATGAGGGAAGCAG TGAAAAAATATGCGCAAGAGCGCATCGCTCCATTTGTGTCAAAGATGGATGAAAATTCTGAGATGGATGAGGAAGTGATCAAATCCCTCTTTGAACAGGGT ctCATGGGCATTGAAATTGATCCAGAATATGGTGGCACTGGCTCCACATTCTTCTCCTCCATCCTGGTCATTGAAGAGCTGGCGAAGGTGGATCCGTCTGTGGCTGTGCTCTGTGACATCCAGAACACACTCATCAACACACTGTTTGTCCAGCTTGGTACCCCAGCTCAGAAAGAACAGTACCTCAGCCGGCTGTCAACTGACATG GTTGGAAGCTTCTGCCTCTCTGAAGCAGAGTCGGGGAGTGACGCTTTTGCTCTGAAAACACGAGCTGAAAAACACAAGGACTATTACATAATCAATGGATCCAAGATGTGGATCAGTAACGCAGAGCATGCAGGTGTTTTCCTGGTGATGGCCAATGTGGATCCGTCTGCT GGATACAGAGGAATTACCTGCTTCATTGTGGACCGGGACACTGAAGGGCTCGAGATTTGCAAGAAGGAGAACAAGCTTGGCCTGCGTGCGTCCTCTACCTGCCCGCTCAACTTTGACAATGTCAAG GTACCGGAGAAGAATATTTTAGGAAAGGTCGGCCACGGGTACAAGTATGCTATTGGAATGTTGAATGAGGGCAGGATTGGAATTGCAGCGCAG atggTTGGACTTGCACAGGGTTGCTTTGATCACACTGTTCCTTACACCAGACAGAGGGTGCAGTTCGGAAAACGTATCTTTGACTTCCAG GGCATGCAGCACCAAATAGCTCACGTAGCAACACAGATTGAAGCCGCCCGACTGCTGACGTACAACGCTGCTCGTCTCAAGGAAGCTGGGAGACCTTTCATTAAGGAGGCCTGCATGGCTAAATACTTCACTTCAGAG GTTGCAACTCTAACTACATCTAAATGCATCGAATGGATGGGAGGAGTTGGCTTCACCAAAGACTATCCTATAGAGAAATACTACAGAGACTGTAAAATTG GCACCATTTATGAGGGCACAACAAATGTCCAGCTTTCCACTATGGCCAAGTTCATTGATAAGGAGTATGACTACTGA
- the hmx3b gene encoding homeobox protein HMX3-B, whose amino-acid sequence MADSDTQETRQPAKDSPFSIKNLLNIEDKPTKPKTLLGSSKGVFEGSFFSRFGDLSFPRLEFPTQRIGLSAQYLERASTWWYPYTIGTHFRTGGSEKVNVRESSPAPDRRSPDLQKSDQDAKEESADDDIALDESDAEEPKKEIDQEDDWKRKTDEMDSDKKTCRKKKTRTVFSRSQVFQLESTFDIKRYLSSSERAGLAASLHLTETQVKIWFQNRRNKWKRQLAAELEAANLSHAAAQRIVRVPILYHENGASESNGGPATNSPGSQSLLAFPHHMYYSHPVPLLRPV is encoded by the exons ATGGCAGACTCTGATACGCAAGAGACTCGCCAACCCGCAAAAGACTCACCGTTCTCCATAAAGAACCTGCTGAATATTGAAGACAAACCCACGAAGCCGAAGACCCTACTCGGCTCGTCCAAGGGCGTTTTTGAAGGCAGCTTCTTCTCTCGGTTCGGTGACTTGTCTTTCCCTCGACTTGAGTTTCCCACTCAGAGAATTGGACTATCGGCGCAGTATTTGGAGAGAGCGTCTACCTGGTGGTACCCATACACGATTGGGACGCATTTTAGGACTGGAG gttcTGAAAAGGTCAACGTGAGGGAATCATCCCCGGCACCGGACAGGCGCTCCCCGGATCTCCAAAAAAGTGACCAAGATGCCAAAGAGGAAAGCGCCGACGACGACATCGCGCTGGATGAGAGTGACGCGGAAGAGCCAAAGAAAGAAATAGACCAAGAGGACGACTGGAAGAGAAAAACGGACGAGATGGACTCCGACAAGAAGACCTGTCGAAAGAAGAAGACGCGCACGGTGTTTTCCAGGAGTCAGGTCTTCCAGCTGGAGTCCACTTTCGACATCAAGCGCTACCTGAGCAGCTCGGAGAGGGCAGGCCTGGCCGCGTCCCTGCACCTGACCGAGACGCAGGTGAAAATCTGGTTTCAGAACCGAAGGAATAAGTGGAAAAGGCAGCTGGCCGCGGAGCTGGAGGCGGCCAACCTGAGCCATGCGGCGGCGCAGAGGATTGTGCGGGTTCCGATACTTTACCACGAAAACGGAGCCTCGGAGAGCAACGGGGGCCCCGCAACAAACTCACCGGGCAGCCAGTCCCTGCTGGCGTTTCCCCACCACATGTACTATTCCCACCCAGTCCCACTGCTGAGGCCTGTTTAA
- the bub3 gene encoding mitotic checkpoint protein BUB3 isoform X2, with translation MTGSNEYKLNQGPEDGISAVKFSPSTAQFLLVSSWDCTVRLYDVVGNTMRMKYQHTAPVLDCAFYDPAHSWSGGLDAQLKTHDLNTDQDTIVGTHDAPIRCVEYCPEVNVMVTGSWDRSVRLWDPRTPCNAGTFTQPEKVYTLSVAGDRLIVGTAGRRVLVWDLRNMGYVQQRRESSLKYQTRCIRAFPNKQGYVLSSIEGRVAVEYLDPSQEVQKKKYAFKCHRLKEDGIEQVYPVNAISFHSVHNTFATGGSDGFVNIWDPFNKKRLCQFHRYPTSIASLAFNNDGTMLAIASSYMHEKGDISHPEDAIFIRQVTDAETKPK, from the exons ATGACTGGCTCAAATGAGTACAAGCTGAACCAGGGACCAGAGGATGGCATCTCTGCTGTCAAGTTCAGCCCCAGCACAGCCCAGTTCCTCCTGGTTTCCTCCTGGGACTGCACCGTGCGTCTCTACGATGTCGTAGGAAACACTATGCGGATGAAGTACCAGCACACAGCTCCAGTTCTTGACTGTGCTTTTTAT GACCCAGCACATTCTTGGAGTGGAGGTTTAGATGCACAACTGAAAACTCATGATTTAAACACAGACCAAG ATACAATAGTTGGAACTCACGATGCCCCCATTCGTTGTGTGGAGTACTGCCCAGAAGTTAACGTCATGGTAACGGGTAGCTGGGACAGATCGGTTCGGCTGTGGGACCCACGGACACCCTGCAACGCTGGCACCTTTACTCAGCCTGAAAAG GTGTATACCCTCTCTGTGGCTGGAGATAGGCTGATCGTTGGCACAGCTGGAAGACGAGTCCTGGTGTGGGATTTGAGGAACATGGGCTATGTACAGCAAAGGAGAGAATCCAGTCTCAAGTATCAAACTCGCTGCATTAGAGCCTTCCCCAACAAGCAG GGCTACGTTTTGAGTTCAATCGAGGGACGTGTAGCTGTGGAGTACCTGGACCCAAGCCAGGAGGTTCAGAAGAAGAAGTATGCCTTCAAATGCCACAGGCTGAAGGAAGATGGAATTGAGCAGGTTTACCCTGTCAATGCCATCTCATTTCACAGTGTTCATAACACCTTTGCCACAG GTGGCTCAGATGGATTTGTGAACATCTGGGACCCATTCAACAAGAAGCGTCTGTGTCAGTTCCACCGTTACCCGACCAGCATTGCATCACTGGCCTTCAATAATGACGGCACCATGCTTGCAATCGCCTCCTCCTATATGCATGAGAAAGGAGACATCAGTCATCCAGAGGACGCCATCTTCATCCGCCAAGTCACAGATGCTGAGACAAAGCCCAAGTGA
- the bub3 gene encoding mitotic checkpoint protein BUB3 isoform X1 — MTGSNEYKLNQGPEDGISAVKFSPSTAQFLLVSSWDCTVRLYDVVGNTMRMKYQHTAPVLDCAFYDPAHSWSGGLDAQLKTHDLNTDQDTIVGTHDAPIRCVEYCPEVNVMVTGSWDRSVRLWDPRTPCNAGTFTQPEKVYTLSVAGDRLIVGTAGRRVLVWDLRNMGYVQQRRESSLKYQTRCIRAFPNKQGYVLSSIEGRVAVEYLDPSQEVQKKKYAFKCHRLKEDGIEQVYPVNAISFHSVHNTFATGGSDGFVNIWDPFNKKRLCQFHRYPTSIASLAFNNDGTMLAIASSYMHEKGDISHPEDAIFIRQVTDAETKPKST, encoded by the exons ATGACTGGCTCAAATGAGTACAAGCTGAACCAGGGACCAGAGGATGGCATCTCTGCTGTCAAGTTCAGCCCCAGCACAGCCCAGTTCCTCCTGGTTTCCTCCTGGGACTGCACCGTGCGTCTCTACGATGTCGTAGGAAACACTATGCGGATGAAGTACCAGCACACAGCTCCAGTTCTTGACTGTGCTTTTTAT GACCCAGCACATTCTTGGAGTGGAGGTTTAGATGCACAACTGAAAACTCATGATTTAAACACAGACCAAG ATACAATAGTTGGAACTCACGATGCCCCCATTCGTTGTGTGGAGTACTGCCCAGAAGTTAACGTCATGGTAACGGGTAGCTGGGACAGATCGGTTCGGCTGTGGGACCCACGGACACCCTGCAACGCTGGCACCTTTACTCAGCCTGAAAAG GTGTATACCCTCTCTGTGGCTGGAGATAGGCTGATCGTTGGCACAGCTGGAAGACGAGTCCTGGTGTGGGATTTGAGGAACATGGGCTATGTACAGCAAAGGAGAGAATCCAGTCTCAAGTATCAAACTCGCTGCATTAGAGCCTTCCCCAACAAGCAG GGCTACGTTTTGAGTTCAATCGAGGGACGTGTAGCTGTGGAGTACCTGGACCCAAGCCAGGAGGTTCAGAAGAAGAAGTATGCCTTCAAATGCCACAGGCTGAAGGAAGATGGAATTGAGCAGGTTTACCCTGTCAATGCCATCTCATTTCACAGTGTTCATAACACCTTTGCCACAG GTGGCTCAGATGGATTTGTGAACATCTGGGACCCATTCAACAAGAAGCGTCTGTGTCAGTTCCACCGTTACCCGACCAGCATTGCATCACTGGCCTTCAATAATGACGGCACCATGCTTGCAATCGCCTCCTCCTATATGCATGAGAAAGGAGACATCAGTCATCCAGAGGACGCCATCTTCATCCGCCAAGTCACAGATGCTGAGACAAAGCCCAA GTCAACCTAA